The proteins below are encoded in one region of Penicillium psychrofluorescens genome assembly, chromosome: 4:
- a CDS encoding uncharacterized protein (ID:PFLUO_006301-T1.cds;~source:funannotate), whose translation MEKGDSVIVVGAGVFGLSTALHLARRGYNVTVFDRQAYDESQYSYLQGADAASADINKIIRSAYGGQTEYQSLSTEAIAAWHEWNEELASGRTVPPGMTSKDRVFIANGNISMSTDEELPPWEQACIDGMEKAGHHNTQLATTDPRHCEVAASRGQSSYMDPFQQRRRGQNPVGVLDTTGGMAIADKACRLALHKAREASAKFIFGAQAGCLQSLKFKGNRVTGIETRDGKSHQAAMTILACGGWTPVLLPELDGLCEATAGSVILMKIPTNSPLWDRLGPQQFPTFTFNMRAGSQGGLYGFPRNEDGYFKVGYRGTKYTNPVRQSDGKERSTPATRWSVAERDGAQPVGERLTDFPLQACQVIKTFLDEYLPELCEENISIATTRICWYTDTFDNHFVIDRVPRKQGLMVATGGSGHAFKYLPNIGNWVVDVMENVNTDRKAIKAWRWRALGSGKPINNVMEGSQGERALGNIALSKESVVKQSAKAAL comes from the coding sequence ATGGAGAAAGGAGATTCGGTCATCGTGGTGGGCGCAGGCGTTTTCGGTCTCAGTACCGCCCTGCATCTTGCCCGCCGCGGCTACAACGTGACGGTCTTTGACCGACAAGCCTATGACGAGTCACAATACTCCTATCTGCAGGGGGCAGATGCTGCCTCCGCCGACATAAACAAAATCATTCGCTCTGCCTATGGAGGACAGACAGAATACCAATCTCTATCCACTGAGGCGATTGCCGCGTGGCATGAGTGGAACGAAGAGCTCGCCAGCGGCAGGACAGTTCCTCCGGGAATGACTAGCAAGGATCGCGTTTTCATTGCAAATGGGAATATCTCCATGTCCACGGATGAGGAGTTACCCCCGTGGGAGCAGGCTTGTATCGATGGGATGGAGAAGGCTGGGCACCATAACACACAGCTAGCGACCACAGACCCACGCCACTGTGAGGTTGCCGCAAGCCGTGGGCAATCATCTTACATGGATCCATTTCAACAGAGGCGCCGCGGACAGAATCCCGTTGGGGTGCTAGACACAACAGGGGGAATGGCCATTGCCGACAAGGCCTGTCGTCTCGCGCTTCACAAGGCGCGTGAAGCTAGTGCGAAATTCATCTTCGGAGCCCAAGCTGGATGCCTGCAATCCTTAAAATTCAAGGGGAACAGGGTTACTGGAATTGAAACCCGGGATGGAAAATCACATCAAGCTGCAATGACTATTCTGGCCTGCGGCGGTTGGACTCCAGTGCTGTTGCCAGAACTGGATGGTCTCTGCGAAGCCACAGCTGGTAGTGTGATTCTCATGAAAATACCTACCAATTCGCCACTATGGGACCGTCTGGGACCGCAGCAGTTCCCGACGTTTACATTCAATATGCGTGCTGGAAGCCAAGGGGGTCTGTATGGATTTCCTCGCAATGAAGATGGTTACTTTAAAGTTGGGTATCGCGGCACCAAGTACACCAATCCTGTACGACAGAGCGATGGAAAAGAGCGCAGCACGCCCGCCACAAGATGGTCTGTCGCAGAGCGTGATGGAGCCCAGCCTGTCGGCGAACGACTTACGGATTTCCCGCTACAAGCGTGCCAAGTCATCAAAACATTCTTGGACGAGTACCTGCCGGAACTGTGCGAGGAGAATATTTCCATCGCAACTACACGAATCTGCTGGTACACTGATACGTTCGATAACCATTTCGTGATTGACCGAGTGCCAAGAAAGCAGGGCCTGATGGTTGCTACGGGAGGCAGTGGCCATGCATTCAAGTACCTTCCCAACATTGGAAATTGGGTGGTAGATGTTATGGAGAATGTCAATACAGATCGCAAGGCTATTAAAgcctggagatggagagcCTTGGGAAGTGGGAAGCCAATCAATAATGTCATGGAGGGTTCACAAGGAGAACGCGCCTTGGGGAACATTGCATTGTCTAAAGAGTCAGTAGTGAAACAGTCGGCAAAGGCAGCGCTCTGA
- a CDS encoding uncharacterized protein (ID:PFLUO_006300-T1.cds;~source:funannotate): MLIWIAGQLVATFAPNIGTLYAARIISGLGIGPLTVTGTNSIVEIAPTEIRGLLATWFSVAMLLSLWVSVFCVYGVYHSIEVSRLQYQAVWFGPCIFIFFCIVASFFLSESPRWLFLVNRQEEATETLIELQEIQESIAKERGEETGLPGMLDIVRETFLIPANLRRLTQSLMAFALAQLSGANSISSYFVPILTLVGASDNTTHSIFLSGMYSLAKFFFTLIASFFIIDAMGRRKSAFIGITIQVITDLYIGIFIKYRQEGPVSTNAAQGAIVAIFFHGFGYAIGERARVD; this comes from the exons ATGCTCATCTGGATTGCCGGACAGCTGGTAGCCACCTTTGCCCCGAATATTGGCACGCTATATGCCGCACGAATCATCAGTGGATTGGGAATTGGCCCTCTCACAGTGACAGGAACTAACTCCATTGTCGAGATTGCGCCTACCGAAATCCGTGGACTCCTCGCAACATGGTTTAGTGTGGCCATGCTCCTCTCTCTATGGGTCTCAGTCTTTTGTGTCTATGGTGTGTACCATAGTATAGAAGTGAGTCGCTTGCAATACCAGGCTGTCTGGTTCGGGCcctgcatcttcatctttttcTGCATCGTCGCTAGTTTCTTTTTGAGCGAATCGCCTCGCtggctcttcctcgtcaacaGGCAGGAAGAGGCTACCGAAACTCTG ATAGAACTCCAGGAGATCCAAGAGAGCATTGCCAAGGAACGAGGTGAGGAGACCGGCTTGCCTGGAATGCTTGACATTGTTCGCGAGACTTTTCTCATCCCGGCAAACCTACGCCGTCTGACACAATCCCTCATGGCATTTGCTCTTGCTCAACTATCAGGCGCAAATTCAATCAGCTCCTATTTCGTTCCGATCTTGACTCTTGTCGGTGCTAGCGATAATACCACGCACAGTATATTTCTAAGTGGCATGTACAGCCTGGCAAAGTTCTTCTTCACACTGATTGCCTCTTTTTTCATCATTGATGCTATGGGGCGTCGGAAGTCAGCATTTATCGGAATCACCATTCAGGTCATCACCGATTTGTATATTGGCATCTTCATTAAATATCGCCAAGAGGGCCCCGTCTCTACCAATGCCGCCCAGGGTGCCATCGTCGCTATTTTCTTCCACGGTTTCGGATACGCCATTGGTGAGAGGGCCCGTGTTGATTGA
- a CDS encoding uncharacterized protein (ID:PFLUO_006298-T1.cds;~source:funannotate): MPVDQFLRQVDLPRLGAGAGLLVLLAFYSPVTVLVLSPVYGGVPAHIFHSYGVAIFAGAGWFLKDQVQRRIGRLAGYLLPVLAFWIPTLQYFVMQQSSLLGNPAGPAVTELFGYYPLVFLTVAFAGKQIQASLRLEAQGDLVTEHVPLLGSYFIYSIGEHFARAFVSRVIGFTFLFTRTGMQLLIAAGYAAVIPSKLLLLALPSLLFSMTSNVHIGRISAVNSVLKTEGYSLLARQDSSTGYISVLENHQDGFRVMRCDHSLLGGQWTKMVPGYRPEVEDPIYAVFAMLEAVRLVEPEHTASRVDAASKALVIGLGIGTTPSALIKHGIDTTIVELDPVVYKFATQYFNLPSNHIAAIEDATKFVKRAQSNAQQYNYIVHDVFTGGAEPAELFTFEFLEQLNSLLRDDGVIAINYAGDLTLYPTGLIVRTIQSVFPSCRIFREEAPGGADEENPNFTNLVLFCKKSTRTPLRFREPVEADFLRSKSRESYLVPKHELDPDMFAAVPKNGRAVLVQKEVGRLHKFQDRGALEHWAIMRKVLPDAVWENW, translated from the exons ATGCCTGTTGATCAATTTCTCCGGCAAGTCGACCTCCCGCGCCTTGGCGCCGGCGCAGGGctgctcgtcctcctggCATTCTATTCTCCCGTGACGGTACTGGTACTCTCCCCTGTGTATGGCGGCGTGCCAGCGCACATCTTCCACAGCTACGGCGTAGCCATCTTCGCCGGAGCAGGCTGGTTTCTAAAAGACCAGGTGCAGCGACGCATCGGCCGTCTAGCGGGCTACCTGCTTCCAGTGCTGGCGTTCTGGATCCCAACCCTGCAGTACTTTGTCATGCAGCAGAGCTCGCTGCTAGGGAACCCCGCTGGCCCTGCGGTCACCGAGCTTTTCGGGTACTACCCGCTGGTCTTTCTGACGGTTGCGTTTGCTGGCAAGCAGATCCAGGCGTCGCTTCGCCTGGAGGCGCAGGGGGACTTGGTCACCGAACATGTCCCGTTGCTGGGGTCGTATTTCATCTATTCCATCGGCGAGCACTTCGCCAGGGCTTTTGTGTCTAGAGTCATTGGGTTCACGTTTCTTTTTACTCGCACCGGCATGCAGCTTCTCATTGCTGCGGGCTATGCCGCCGTGATCCCGTCGAAGTTGTTGCTTCTGGCACTTCCGTCACTGCTCTTCTCGATGACTTCAAATGTCCATATTGGCCGAATCTCCGCCGTGAACTCGGTCCTGAAGACTGAAGGTTACTCCTTGCTTGCACGCCAGGACTCGTCGACGGGGTACATCTCCGTCTTGGAGAACCACCAAGATGGTTTCCGTGTCATGCGCTGTGACCacagcctcctcggcggacaGTGGACTAAGATGGTGCCAGGTTACCGGCCTGAAGTCGAAGATCCTATCTATGCGGTCTTTGCCATGCTCGAGGCTGTTCGACTGGTTGAGCCGGAGCACACTGCATCGCGCGTGGACGCAGCCAGCAAAGCGCTGGTGAT CGGCCTTGGAATCGGTACAACGCCTTCTGCCCTAATCAAGCACGGCATCGACACGACCATCGTCGAGCTCGACCCTGTCGTGTACAAATTTGCCACGCAATATTTTAACCTGCCTTCCAACCACATCGCTGCCATCGAGGACGCTACGAAATTCGTCAAGCGTGCCCAGTCAAATGCCCAGCAATACAATTATATCGTGCACGACGTGTTCACCGGCGGTGCCGAGCCCGCCGAGCTATTCACCTTCGAGTTTCTGGAACAGCTGAACTCGCTGCTCAGAGATGACGGAGTCATCGCCATC AACTACGCCGGCGACCTAACGCTCTACCCAACCGGCCTAATAGTCCGCACCATCCAATCCGTATTCCCAAGCTGCCGTATCTTCCGCGAGGAAGCACCCGGTGGCGCTGATGAAGAGAACCCCAACTTCACGAACCTAGTGCTATTCTGCAAGAAGAGTACCAGAACCCCGCTGCGTTTCCGGGAGCCTGTGGAGGCGGATTTCCTGCGTAGTAAGTCGCGCGAGTCGTATCTCGTGCCGAAGCATGAGCTCGACCCGGACATGTTCGCTGCTGTTCCCAAGAACGGGAGAGCGGTGCTTGTGCAGAAGGAGGTGGGTAGATTGCATAAGTTTCAGGACCGGGGCGCGTTGGAGCATTGGGCTATTATGAGGAAGGTGTTGCCTGATGCTGTCTGGGAGAATTGGTGA
- a CDS encoding uncharacterized protein (ID:PFLUO_006296-T1.cds;~source:funannotate) gives MSVYFCAYRQHDIHHDGQATYALFKLGAILVPINPSFNATQVVSALSHLEASHLIISAEANLPRKDPRSNLPLLKNLADDLSQPKLQSAVVPSLKNIITVDNSAGRVDLSAYKSLTPFSSVMSQLTADGHPLPPQDLSPHDIVNIQFTSGTTAMPKAACLSHRSILNNGAQIGDRMLLTPNDIVCCPPPLFHCFGCILGYMATATHGSAIVFPTESFNARATLKAVQEEQCTALYGVPTMFLEELGLIGEGEVADEGFQHLRTGIAAGSSIPAELMKKLHRVLNLTELTICYGMTETSPVSAMTTTDDPLDKRINSVGRLMPHVEAKIVSPTDKSQILPVETRGELAVSGYLLMKEYWDDSAKTVEVMIPDETGKVWMHTGDEASMSPDGYISITGRIKDLIIRGGENIHPLEIENCLLAHEGIADVSIVGVPDVRYGEVVAAFVIARDHGSNAVRSEEIQQWVREKLSSHLVPKYVFFLGPSEPFPKTASGKIQKFKLKEMAVKRLMEQ, from the exons ATGTCTGTCTATTTCTGCGCGTATCGCCAACACGATATTCATCATGACGGGCAGGCTACGTACGCATTGTTCAAACTCGGGGCGATCCTG GTCCCCATCAACCCATCCTTCAATGCTACCCAGGTCGTCTCGGCACTCAGCCACCTAGAAGCCAGCCATCTGATCATCAGCGCCGAAGCCAATCTGCCCCGAAAAGATCCACGCAGCAACCTCCCGCTGCTCAAGAACTTGGCCGATGATTTGTCCCAACCAAAGCTGCAATCAGCCGTGGTTCCTTCGTTGAAGAACATTATCACGGTGGACAATTCCGCGGGCCGTGTAGACCTCTCGGCATATAAAAGCCTCACGCCGTTCTCCTCGGTCATGTCTCAACTAACCGCAGACGGGCACCCACTGCCACCACAGGACCTCTCACCGCATGACATCGTCAACATCCAATTCACCTCGGGAACAACAGCCATGCCCAAGGCCGCATGCCTCAGCCACCGGTCAATCCTGAACAACGGCGCCCAGATCGGAGATCGAATGCTCCTCACTCCGAACGACATCGTCTGCTGCCCGCCACCACTATTTCATTGCTTCGGCTGCATCCTGGGATACATGGCGACAGCCACGCACGGCTCCGCGATCGTCTTCCCAACGGAATCATTCAACGCCCGCGCCACACTGAAAGCAGTCCAGGAAGAGCAATGCACCGCGCTGTACGGCGTTCCGACCATGTTCCTCGAAGAACTCGGTCTGATCGGGGAAGGCGAGGTCGCTGACGAGGGCTTCCAGCATCTGCGCACGGGGATTGCCGCGGGAAGCAGTATCCCCGCggagctgatgaagaagtTGCACCGTGTGCTCAATCTCACCGAGCTGACTATCTGCTATGGCATGACGGAGACCAGCCCCGTCTCGGCGATGACCACGACCGATGATCCGCTTGATAAGCGGATAAATTCAGTGGGTAGACTCATGCCTCATGTTGAGGCCAAGATCGTTAGCCCGACGGATAAGAGCCAGATTCTTCCCGTTGAGACACGCGGTGAGCTGGCCGTTAGCGGATATTTGCTTATGAAGGAGTACTGGGACGACTCCGCGAAGACCGTGGAGGTGATGATCCCAGACGAGACAGGGAAGGTCTGGATGCAT ACCGGCGACGAAGCTTCCATGTCTCCGGACGGCTACATCAGCATTACCGGCCGCATCAAAGACCTGATTatccgcggcggcgagaacaTTCACCCcctcgagatcgagaactGCCTGCTCGCCCATGAAGGGATCGCCGATGTGTCTATTGTCGGGGTTCCTGATGTGCGATACGGCGAGGTCGTCGCCGCATTTGTGATTGCGCGAGATCATGGCTCGAATGCCGTCCGCTCGGAGGAAATCCAGCAATGGGTGCGTGAGAAGTTGAGTAGCCATCTTG TTCCCAAgtatgtcttcttcctgggACCGTCGGAGCCCTTCCCCAAGACGGCAAGTGGGAAGATCCAGAAGTTCAAactgaaggagatggctgTCAAGCGGTTAATGGAGCAATGA
- a CDS encoding uncharacterized protein (ID:PFLUO_006302-T1.cds;~source:funannotate) encodes MSLTATTEQTLAASTKSEGTSRALNISKPGTGEVKRLHHIPWPETALERRKWQLEQMAGAFRVFAKLGFADGGSGHISLRDPIDTKTFWLNPYGVHFGMLTVSDMVQVDDQGRRVGGADKPVNAAGFMIHSAIHAARPDLHAVCHAHSPHARAWSTFGLPIDMLNQDSCMFYNDLAVYPSFGGVVFAAEEGCRIASAMGPTKKNLLLQNHGSLTAGGTIAEAAAFFIALERACHNQLLVEASLASPRLKKTFVGDEEAEYTKKGTGSPEVMYMQFMPEYQFVLKVSEGDFLQ; translated from the exons ATGAGTCTTACCGCCACCACAGAACAAACCCTTGCTGCCTCGACCAAGTCCGAAGGCACTAGCCGGGCGTTGAACATATCCAAACCCGGGACAGGCGAAGTCAAGCGTCTTCATCATATCCCATGGCCTGAGACTGCTTTAGAGAGACGAAAATGGCAGCTTGAGCAGATGGCGGGGGCTTTTCGTGTTTTTGCGAAGCTTGGGTTTGCCGATGGAGGTAGCGGACATATCAGTTTACGGG ATCCTATTGACACAAAGACATTTTGGCTCAACCCATATGGCGTGCATTTTGGCATGCTCACTGTCTCCGACATGGTCCAGGTCGACGATCAAGGCCGCCGTGTGGGTGGCGCCGACAAGCCTGTCAATGCCGCTGGCTTCATGATTCACAGTGCCATTCATGCCGCTCGACCAGACCTGCACGCTGTATGTCATGCTCATAGCCCCCACGCTCGAGCATGGAGCACCTTTGGATTACCTATCGACATGCTCAATCAAGATAGCTGCATGTTCTACAATGACTTAGCCGTGTACCCATCGTTCGGGGGAGTTGTTTTTGCGGCCGAAGAGGGTTGTCGTATTGCCTCTGCTATGGGTCCGACTAAAAAGAATTTGCTCCTTCAGAACCACGGCTCATTGACTGCTGGTGGCACGATTGCCGAAGCGGCAGCCTTCTTCATTGCTTTGGAGCGGGCATGTCACAACCAGCTCCTTGTTGAGGCTTCTCTTGCTTCGCCGAGACTGAAAAAGACATTTGTgggtgatgaagaagctgagTATACGAAAAAGGGAACTGGCAGTCCAGAAGTGATGTACATGCAGTTCATGCCGGAATATCAGTTTGTCCTCAAGGTGTCCGAAGGCGATTTTCTGCAGTAA
- a CDS encoding uncharacterized protein (ID:PFLUO_006299-T1.cds;~source:funannotate), with product MSPGRAESKARIVCLGAPKYIGSDYLNDFSKEFDFEVLDASDRAETKENLPALIKTRGPIDGFIIRMGTPPYEPFDKDLLKSLVPECRIITSASAGFNEFDIDWMAKQGIVFCNSVDAVAEATADMAMFLILSVLKNASNAERSAKAGNWKKNMVPTRDPTNLTLGIVGMGSIGKYLARKALAFNMKIRYYNRRRLPEEIERMYNAIYCPSLHELLGSSDVVSLNCPLNPETTNLISEPEFAAMKHGAFLVNTARGAVVKESALKEALQSGKVARAGVDVLCNEPNVDPWFLEEVNNVTVQPHLGGLTDVAFHKAEKECFENIKALFKRGKANSPVNLGLMKQ from the exons ATGTCACCCGGTCGAGCTGAAAGTAAGGCCAGGATCGTTTGCCTAGGTGCACCCAAATACATCGGTAGCGATTATCTCAATGATTTCAGCAAAGAGTTTGACTTCGAGGTGCTTGACGCCTCGGATCgcgccgagaccaaggaaAACCTCCCTGCCTTGATCAAGACACGAGGTCCAATTGACGGTTTCATTATCCGCATGGGTACGCCTCCTTACGAACCGTTCGACAAGGACCTTTTGAAATCCCTCGTTCCAGAATGTCGCATCATCACGTCGGCCTCAGCCGGTTTTAACGAATTCGATATCGATTGGATGGCCAAGCAAGGTATCGTGTTTTGCAATTCCGTGGATGCAGTTGCCGAGGCTACTGCCGACATGGCCATGTTCCTGATACTTTCCGTGTTGAAGAACGCCTCGAATGCGGAGAGAAGCGCAAAGGCAGGGAATTGGAAAAAGAATATGGTTCCTACTCGGGATCCAACCAATTTGACATTAGGAATCGTTGGCATGGGCTCCATAGGCAAG TATCTTGCCAGGAAGGCTCTCGCCTTCAACATGAAAATTCGCTACTATAACCGCCGTCGACTTCCGGAAGAGATTGAGCGGATGTACAACGCGATTTATTGCCCCTCATTGCACGAACTACTTGGCAGTTCCGATGTTGTATCTCTAAATTGTCCGCTCAACCCGGAGACAACAAACTTAATAAGCGAACCTGAGTTTGCTGCCATGAAGCACGGTGCTTTCTTGGTCAACACGGCTCGAGGTGCCGTAGTTAAAGAGTCTGCTCTGAAGGAAGCCTTACAATCAGGAAAGGTTGCACGTGCTGGAGTCGACGTCTTATGCAATGAACCTAACGTTGATCCCTGGTTTTTAGAGGAAGTCAACAATGTGACCGTGCAGCCGCATTTGGGTGGCCTTACAGATGTCGCTTTCCacaaggctgagaaggaaTGTTTTGAGAACATCAAGGCTCTCTTTAAGAGAGGCAAAGCAAACAGTCCTGTAAACCTGGGACTCATGAAGCAATAG
- a CDS encoding uncharacterized protein (ID:PFLUO_006297-T1.cds;~source:funannotate), producing the protein MPHFPMDTGFKSSSPESSRDNTHQPSIQTKNRRKRYLDLHPEYFSAELELADPLLYDRLIRRFQSPQEREASGRAKGFSGVLEADLLRSEAKMDALAHPDPNAMLSYARGPDGEILAEDRDEIPGSKEEGEKQWRWEMGLRFLRGDDSDFEYGAVDEDEELDDWSETQERYFEEEEPEWVVGDDDAGGKEDGERELKGETGVQDF; encoded by the exons atGCCCCATTTCCCCATGGACACGGGCTTCAAGTCGTCCTCGCCGGAATCTTCCCGCGACAACACTCACCAACCCTCCATCCAGACGAAGAACCGTCGAAAACGGTATCTAGACCTACATCCCGAGTACTTCTCGGCAGAGCTCGAGCTAGCCG ACCCTCTCCTCTATGACCGCCTAATCCGCCGCTTCCAATCCCCGCAGGAAAGAGAAGCATCCGGGCGCGCGAAGGGATTCTCAGGTGTCCTGGAGGCAGATCTGCTACGGTCTGAAGCGAAGATGGATGCGCTGGCGCACCCAGATCCCAACGCCATGCTGAGCTACGCGCGCGGTCCGGACGGGGAGATCCTCGCCGAGGACCGCGATGAGATCCCCGGCagcaaggaggagggcgagaagcagtGGCGCTGGGAGATGGGGCTGCGATTTCTGCGCGGCGATGATTCGGATTTTGAGTATGGGGctgtggatgaagatgaggagtTGGATGATTGGTCGGAGACGCAGGAGAGGTattttgaggaagaggagccgGAGTGGGTGgttggggatgatgatgctggggggaaggaggatggggagagggagtTGAAGGGTGAGACGGGGGTTCAGGATTTTTGA
- a CDS encoding uncharacterized protein (ID:PFLUO_006303-T1.cds;~source:funannotate): MPVDIPVEAYNRPRTFEHRYVDADILRTRFAVAMSNMYKAEVPLYGDLVSIVQGVNQSVLAQDSTNDSVERITLERHGAIRLGSPYELQVARRLFGLLGMHPIGYYDLSIAGLPMHATCFRPRDAQSLSKNPFRVFTTLLRPELLESSEARERALSHLQQRKIFSDVLLDVMSIAESQQGRFTYDQAEIFVDNALESFRWQSLAAATFEVYNTLKKEHPILADIVCFQTAHINHLTPRTLDIGLAQVAMQAQGMKVKDRIEGPPKRECPILLRQTSFLALQEAVSFASSSNQPGELIDSHHKARFGEIEERGAALTPAGRKLYDELFNEAMEVSRTTAQKMDEAVARVFTKYPDTWTELRQQGLIYCEFTPTMKLLPVHLATHDETRGDYLEQLVLAGIVTAAPITYEDFLPFSAAGIFQSNLGDSSSSVMGQNKPYPDRKGLEKSLGCAVLDSNALYASIQRKSIENCAQQLGLSTFNLFRNLS; this comes from the coding sequence ATGCCAGTTGATATTCCCGTTGAAGCTTATAATCGGCCTCGCACGTTTGAGCACAGATATGTCGACGCCGATATCCTTCGTACTCGCTTCGCCGTGGCCATGTCCAACATGTACAAGGCGGAGGTACCACTTTACGGAGATTTGGTTTCTATTGTACAAGGTGTTAACCAGTCTGTCCTTGCCCAAGATAGTACCAACGATAGTGTCGAGCGCATTACTCTCGAGCGCCACGGTGCTATACGTCTAGGCAGTCCGTATGAGCTCCAGGTTGCTCGTCGGCTTTTTGGCCTATTAGGCATGCATCCCATTGGCTACTACGATCTCTCCATCGCCGGTCTTCCAATGCATGCTACATGTTTCCGACCGCGTGATGCTCAATCTTTGTCCAAGAACCCCTTTCGAGTCTTCACAACACTTCTACGACCTGAGCTCTTGGAATCTTCCGAAGCCCGGGAGCGTGCTCTAAGCCACCTTCAACAGCGCAAGATCTTCAGCGATGTGTTGCTTGATGTTATGAGTATTGCAGAATCACAACAGGGCCGCTTTACCTATGACCAAGCAGAAATATTTGTCGACAATGCCCTGGAGTCTTTTCGCTGGCAATCTCTGGCAGCCGCCACGTTTGAAGTGTACAACACATTGAAGAAAGAGCATCCTATCTTGGCAGATATTGTCTGCTTTCAAACTGCTCATATCAATCATTTGACACCCCGAACTCTCGATATCGGCCTCGCTCAGGTTGCTATGCAAGCTCAGGGTATGAAGGTAAAGGACAGGATTGAAGGCCCTCCAAAACGCGAATGCCCCATTCTTTTACGGCAGACTAGCTTCTTGGCTCTTCAGGAAGCTGTTAGCTTCGCGTCTTCGAGCAATCAACCTGGTGAACTTATCGATAGCCATCACAAAGCTCGTTTTGGAGAGATTGAAGAGCGAGGAGCAGCTCTAACTCCAGCTGGGCGCAAGCTATATGATGAGCTATTCAACGAGGCGATGGAAGTTTCCCGTACCACGGCACAGAAAATGGATGAAGCTGTGGCTCGGGTCTTTACTAAATACCCGGATACGTGGACCGAGCTCCGTCAGCAGGGATTAATCTACTGTGAATTTACTCCAACCATGAAACTCCTCCCTGTACACTTAGCAACCCATGACGAGACACGCGGGGACTATCTCGAACAGCTTGTGCTGGCGGGAATTGTGACTGCTGCACCAATTACATATGAGGATTTCCTTCCATTCTCCGCAGCTGGTATCTTCCAGTCCAATTTGGGGGATTCGTCGTCTTCCGTTATGGGCCAGAACAAACCATATCCCGACCGGAAAGGTCTCGAAAAGTCTCTTGGTTGCGCAGTTCTGGATAGTAACGCCCTGTATGCCAGCATTCAGCGGAAGAGCATTGAAAACTGTGCGCAACAGTTGGGGTTGAGCACATTTAATCTATTTAGGAATCTATCATGA